In the Burkholderia glumae LMG 2196 = ATCC 33617 genome, one interval contains:
- the pcaQ gene encoding pca operon transcription factor PcaQ, with protein MSNRIADGRVKFRHLQCFLAVAQLGGVQKAAESLSITQPAVSKTIAELESILGVKLFERGRQGAQPTREARLFLPHASASVLALRQGVGLLAGESSGAAATLELGMLPTVAASLAPAVLRALTARLPRVIVRIATDANARLLERLKSGEIECAIGRLSEPERMVGLSFEQLYNEPLVALVRAGHPLAALAAPAGELGRFPVVLPPYGTLIRQSAEQLLAACGAPPLDSFVEVLSVSVGRALALENDAVWFVPRYAAEYDLAARTLVRLALPVEGADELVGLLLRTDTRPSPAAQALIDAVRNVARDRFASFAARRPAARKRRGSAAPHR; from the coding sequence ATGTCCAACCGAATCGCCGACGGCCGCGTCAAGTTCCGGCACCTGCAGTGTTTCCTCGCGGTGGCGCAGCTGGGCGGCGTGCAGAAGGCGGCCGAGAGCCTGTCGATCACGCAGCCGGCGGTGTCGAAGACGATCGCGGAACTCGAATCGATCCTCGGCGTGAAGCTGTTCGAGCGCGGCCGGCAGGGCGCGCAGCCCACCCGCGAGGCGCGCCTGTTCCTGCCGCATGCCAGCGCGAGCGTGCTGGCGCTGCGGCAGGGCGTGGGGCTGCTGGCGGGCGAGAGCAGCGGCGCGGCGGCCACGCTGGAACTCGGCATGCTGCCCACGGTGGCGGCCTCGCTCGCGCCGGCGGTGCTCCGGGCGCTCACGGCGCGGCTGCCGCGCGTGATCGTGCGGATCGCGACCGACGCGAACGCGCGGCTGCTGGAACGGCTCAAGTCGGGCGAGATCGAATGCGCGATCGGCCGGCTCTCGGAGCCGGAGCGCATGGTGGGGCTGTCGTTCGAGCAGCTCTACAACGAGCCGCTGGTCGCGCTGGTGCGCGCGGGCCATCCGCTCGCGGCGCTCGCCGCGCCGGCGGGCGAGCTGGGCCGCTTTCCGGTGGTGCTGCCGCCCTACGGCACGCTGATCCGCCAGTCGGCCGAGCAACTGCTGGCGGCCTGCGGGGCGCCGCCGCTCGATTCGTTCGTGGAGGTGCTGTCGGTATCGGTCGGCCGCGCGCTGGCACTGGAGAACGACGCGGTGTGGTTCGTGCCGCGCTACGCGGCCGAGTACGATCTGGCCGCGCGCACGCTGGTGCGGCTCGCGCTGCCGGTGGAGGGCGCCGACGAACTGGTGGGGCTGCTGCTGCGCACCGACACGCGGCCGTCGCCGGCCGCGCAGGCCCTGATCGACGCGGTGCGCAACGTCGCGCGCGATCGTTTCGCGAGTTTCGCGGCACGCCGCCCGGCGGCGCGTAAACGGCGTGGTTCCGCCGCGCCGCATCGGTGA
- a CDS encoding GGDEF domain-containing protein codes for MPLGYLVIAAGVAIALVMMTICAAILRDSRVDAFERAQDSARNTLLMIERDVARSLHIDDLALQGVIAGLRDPSLDGLPAALRRRLLFDRAAVANDIGGIYVLDAEGRLVLSSTDLDTGDERFDDRDFFAAQRDDPDTGLFVSSPYTSVLTGDDPSIALSRRLNGPDGRFAGVVVLAVRLHYFRRLFAGLTLGPHGSIALIHANGRLIMRAPSDATLIGRDLRGTGPYTRMLAGGSGSFVDVASIDGVRRSYLFQRLPRLPVIVQVAVAEQDVYAEWRRRAWRFGILTGAFGIAFVVLSACLAHSLWRQSEAEAALARLAGTDSLTGLPNRRSLDASLEREWRRAVRSRRPLAILFVDIDHFKRYNDEYGHTVGDEVLACVSASIARQALRSHDVVARYGGEEFVVVLPDTDSAGARAIGERIRDAVRELAIAHAGSESGYVTVSVGVATWRPEAGFAADVAVVVDAADQALYRAKEGGRDRVFEAELA; via the coding sequence ATGCCGCTGGGTTACCTCGTGATCGCCGCCGGCGTGGCGATCGCGCTGGTGATGATGACGATCTGCGCGGCGATCCTGCGGGACAGCCGCGTGGATGCGTTCGAGCGCGCGCAGGACAGCGCGCGCAACACGCTGCTGATGATCGAGCGCGACGTGGCGCGCAGCCTGCACATCGACGATCTCGCGCTGCAGGGCGTGATCGCGGGCCTGCGTGATCCATCGCTGGATGGCTTGCCGGCGGCGCTGCGGCGCCGCTTGCTGTTCGACCGCGCGGCGGTGGCCAACGACATCGGCGGGATCTACGTGCTCGACGCCGAGGGCCGCCTGGTCCTGTCCTCCACCGACCTCGACACCGGCGACGAGCGCTTCGACGACCGCGATTTCTTCGCGGCGCAGCGCGACGATCCCGACACCGGCCTGTTCGTCAGCAGCCCGTACACGTCGGTGCTGACCGGCGACGATCCGAGCATCGCGCTGTCGCGGCGGCTCAACGGCCCGGACGGGCGGTTCGCCGGGGTGGTGGTGCTGGCGGTGCGGCTCCACTATTTCCGCCGGCTGTTCGCGGGGCTCACGCTCGGCCCGCACGGCTCGATCGCGCTGATCCACGCCAACGGGCGGCTGATCATGCGCGCGCCGAGCGACGCGACGCTGATCGGGCGCGACCTGCGCGGCACCGGCCCCTACACGCGCATGCTGGCGGGCGGCAGCGGCTCGTTCGTCGACGTCGCCTCGATCGACGGCGTGCGCCGCAGCTACCTGTTCCAGCGCCTGCCGCGGCTGCCCGTGATCGTCCAGGTCGCGGTGGCCGAGCAGGACGTCTACGCCGAGTGGCGCCGGCGCGCATGGCGCTTCGGGATTCTCACCGGCGCGTTCGGCATCGCGTTCGTGGTGCTGAGCGCCTGCCTCGCGCATTCGCTGTGGCGCCAGTCGGAGGCCGAGGCCGCGCTTGCGCGGCTGGCCGGCACCGACAGCCTGACCGGCCTGCCGAACCGCCGCTCGCTGGACGCCTCGCTCGAACGCGAATGGCGCCGCGCGGTGCGGTCGCGGCGGCCGCTCGCGATCCTGTTCGTCGATATCGACCACTTCAAGCGCTACAACGACGAATACGGCCACACGGTGGGCGACGAGGTGCTGGCCTGCGTGTCGGCCAGCATCGCGCGGCAGGCGCTGCGCTCGCACGACGTGGTGGCGCGCTACGGCGGCGAGGAATTCGTGGTGGTGCTGCCCGATACCGACAGCGCCGGCGCGCGCGCCATCGGCGAGCGGATTCGCGACGCGGTGCGCGAGCTGGCGATCGCCCATGCCGGCTCGGAGTCGGGCTACGTGACGGTCAGCGTGGGGGTCGCGACCTGGCGGCCCGAGGCCGGCTTCGCCGCGGACGTGGCGGTGGTGGTGGACGCGGCCGACCAGGCGCTCTATCGCGCGAAGGAGGGCGGGCGCGACCGCGTGTTCGAGGCCGAACTGGCCTGA